A genomic stretch from Helianthus annuus cultivar XRQ/B chromosome 1, HanXRQr2.0-SUNRISE, whole genome shotgun sequence includes:
- the LOC110878839 gene encoding LOW QUALITY PROTEIN: transmembrane 9 superfamily member 5 (The sequence of the model RefSeq protein was modified relative to this genomic sequence to represent the inferred CDS: substituted 1 base at 1 genomic stop codon), whose amino-acid sequence MGQFRFFLLLLITLNLIFPQITASSFDHRYSVGDNVPLCANIVGPLNNPSETYQYYDLPFCHPDQVIPKKETLGEVLNGDRLTNTLYNLNFRDDKVDQLLCYKKLKPDEITKFIAAINADYYFQMYYDDLPLXGFIGKTEDNNWAGDGSGPAYYLFTHVQFDAFYNSDQVIEIRAFSDPNHAVDITDKTEIDVKFTYSINWNSTTSEYKNRMNKYSKASLLPTQRQIHWFSFVNSVVIVVLLMGVLILLFMRHLKNDLKKYSSGDEEQDKEVGWKYVHGDVFRCPSRMALFCGILGTGTQLLTIICLLFLLAFFGVLYPYSRGTLSTSLVLFSILTAPIAGYNASSFFGQFFETGWEKCVLLSGILYTGPLFITMFLLNTISVSIGATTALPFGTIVVIILAYTFIAIPLLAFGGIMGYRFRSKFQAPSATKISPREIPSLTWSRKTPGQMLIAGLLPFSAIVLELHSLYATVWSYKILTLPSILFMTFVLLVVLTSLLSVGLTYIQLAVEDHQWWWRSIWRGGSVAILMFGYCIYYYSRSNMSGFMQSTFFFCYNFLFCYALFLMLATISFRSSWLFVQHIYNAVKSE is encoded by the exons ATGGGCCAATTCCGTTTCTTTTTGCTGCTATTGATAACCCTAAACCTCATTTTTCCCCAAATTACAGCTTCATCTTTTGATCATCGGTACAGTGTAGGAGATAATGTACCTTTATGCGCCAACATTGTTGGCCCCTTGAACAATCCCAG TGAAACGTATCAATATTACGACTTGCCATTCTGCCATCCAG ATCAAGTGATCCCAAAGAAGGAAACACTAGGGGAAGTTTTAAACGGAGATAGGTTGACCAACACCTTATACAACTTAAACTTCCGTGACGATAAAGTTGACCAACTTCTTTGTTATAAGAAGCTTAAACCAGACGAAATAACAAAATTTATAGCCGCTATCAATGCTGATTATTACTTCCAGATGTATTATGACGATCTTCCACTTTGAGGATTTATCGGAAAAACCGAAGATAACAACTGGGCAGGTGACGGGTCGGGGCCCGCGTATTATCTGTTCACACACGTCCAGTTTGATGCGTTTTACAACAGCGACCAAGTTATAGAAATACGCGCGTTTAGTGACCCAAATCATGCTGTGGATATAACCGACAAAACTGAAATCGATGTAAAGTTTACGTATTCGATAAATTGGAATTCAACGACAAGTGAGTACAAGAACAGGATGAACAAGTATTCAAAAGCTTCATTGTTGCCAACACAACGCCAAATTCATTGGTTTTCATTCGTTAATAGTGTGGTAATCGTCGTGCTCCTGATGGGGGTACTTATATTGCTGTTTATGCGTCATCTGAAGAATGATTTAAAAAA ATATTCTAGCGGAGATGAAGAACAAGATAAAGAAGTCGGTTGGAAGTATGTTCATGGTGATGTATTTCGATGTCCTTCACGAATGGCATTGTTTTGCGGTATTTTGGGCACCGGGACACAGTTGTTGACCAT CATTTGCTTGTTGTTCCTTTTGGCCTTTTTTGGGGTCCTATATCCCTACAGTCGCGGAACGCTCTCAACTTCTCTCGTGTTGTTTTCTATTCTGACTGCCCCGATAGCCGGATACAACGCTTCTTCCTTTTTCGGCCAATTTTTCGAGACCGGATGG GAGAAATGTGTTCTTTTATCGGGAATTCTCTACACCGGACCACTTTTTATTACCATGTTTCTTCTTAATACGATTTCCGTTTCAATCGGGGCTACTACGGCACTTCCATTCGGCACCATAGTGGTGATAATTCTTGCATACACTTTCATCGCAATTCCACTGCTTGCGTTTGGTGGGATAATGGGATATCGTTTTAGATCCAAATTTCAAGCACCTTCCGCTACAAAGATATCCCCGAGAGAGATTCCTTCGTTGACTTGGTCAAGAAAGACTCCTGGTCAAATGTTAATCGCGGGTCTTTTACCGTTTAGTGCAATTGTTCTTGAATTGCATAGTTTGTATGCAACGGTTTGGAGCTATAAAATCTTGACTTTACCGAGTATTTTGTTTATGACTTTCGTTCTTCTTGTCGTACTTACCTCACTTTTGAGCGTTGGGTTGACTTACATCCAGCTGGCGGTAGAAGATCATCAATGGTGGTGGAG ATCAATTTGGCGTGGGGGCTCGGTTGCCATCCTTATGTTCGGGTATTGCATCTACTACTATTCAAGGTCAAACATGAGCGGGTTCATGCAGTCAACTTTCTTCTTTTGCTACAATTTTCTGTTTTGCTATGCGCTCTTCCTGATGCTTGCTACAATCAGTTTCCGTTCATCGTGGTTATTCGTTCAGCATATTTACAATGCAGTGAAAAGCGAATGA
- the LOC110878846 gene encoding cytochrome b-c1 complex subunit 9 has product MSSAARRSGGLFEGLYKVLMRRNSVYVTFVIAGAFLGERAVDYGVHKLWENNNIGKRYEDIPVLGQRPTEE; this is encoded by the exons ATGAGTTCGGCAGCTCGTAGAAGCGGTGGACTTTTCGAAGGACTGTACAAAGTCCTCATGCGCCGTAACTCCGTTTACGTCACTTTCGTCATCGCCGGCGCTTTTCTCGGTGAACGG GCGGTGGACTACGGAGTTCATAAGCTCTGGGAGAACAACAATATTGGG AAACGGTATGAGGACATTCCGGTTCTTGGACAGAGACCAACCGAGGAATGA